Proteins encoded together in one Rubripirellula reticaptiva window:
- a CDS encoding polysaccharide deacetylase family protein, translating into MRSIKLAALNAVTSLTLPSRRARLRQAANKGTAPISVSFYHRVADTSPNDWTISQQKFRQHIDYCQANFEMIGLDEVQRRVRFNDSRTAALSITFDDGYRDNCDFAIPLLLERGIPCTYFVTTCNIQGQKPFEHDVLHGDPLPLNTVKQIREMSDAGIEIGCHTRHHVDFSKVHDPAIVRDEIVHAKSDLEQITGREVRYFAFPFGMPAQLTQAAIEVIDEAGFDGFCSAYGAYNLAGRDWFHIRRFHGDPEFVRLKNWLSIDPRKVRQEPEVRYFFPPAISFQETFPMIGRPAPTMAH; encoded by the coding sequence ATGCGATCGATCAAGCTGGCCGCCCTGAACGCTGTCACCTCTCTGACGCTGCCGTCGCGACGCGCCAGATTACGCCAAGCTGCAAATAAGGGCACGGCTCCGATCTCGGTTTCGTTCTACCACCGCGTTGCTGACACCAGCCCAAACGACTGGACCATCAGCCAACAGAAGTTTCGCCAGCACATTGACTACTGCCAGGCGAATTTTGAAATGATCGGCCTGGACGAAGTTCAACGTCGGGTCCGGTTCAACGACTCGCGAACCGCTGCTTTGTCGATCACCTTCGATGACGGCTACCGCGACAATTGCGATTTCGCGATCCCGCTGCTACTCGAACGCGGCATCCCTTGTACCTATTTTGTGACCACGTGCAACATCCAAGGCCAAAAACCGTTCGAACACGACGTGCTTCATGGCGATCCGTTGCCACTGAACACAGTGAAACAAATCCGAGAGATGTCAGATGCTGGTATCGAAATTGGCTGCCACACTCGTCACCACGTTGATTTTTCGAAGGTCCACGACCCAGCCATCGTTCGCGATGAAATCGTTCATGCGAAAAGCGACTTAGAACAAATCACTGGCCGAGAGGTTCGTTACTTTGCATTCCCGTTTGGCATGCCCGCTCAATTGACGCAGGCAGCAATCGAAGTCATTGACGAAGCGGGATTCGATGGATTCTGCAGTGCCTACGGCGCTTACAACTTGGCCGGTCGCGACTGGTTTCACATCCGACGATTTCACGGTGACCCCGAATTCGTTCGGCTGAAGAATTGGCTAAGCATTGATCCGCGGAAAGTTCGCCAAGAGCCCGAAGTCCGATACTTCTTTCCACCAGCGATATCGTTCCAGGAAACGTTTCCCATGATCGGTCGCCCGGCACCGACGATGGCGCACTAA
- a CDS encoding glycosyltransferase, which produces MPVGGAETLLVNMMRKMNPSVIRPQVICLKEPGPLGESIADEFPVHSNLLSGKFDLRILPRLAKLLHRIRADVVVTVGAGDKMFWGRLAAHVAGVPVITSALHSTGWPDGVGKLNRTLTGVTDGFIAVADSHGEFLHEFERFPKSKVHVIRNGVDCTRFAPDAKAREEVRRELGLAAETPLLGIVAALRSEKNHSMLVRVAAKVRGTHPDAHWLIVGDGPERPGIESLAKELEIADRIHMLGTRHDTPRLVAALDIFTLCSLNEASPVSILEALACEVPVIATDVGSIKESVINAETGWMVESEDLDAMVDQVNQLLSRPSERQAMGAAGRALVQQTGSLDSMVAGYTQLAIELYDARVRQAASAKVIAEERVLNVKSQA; this is translated from the coding sequence ATGCCGGTTGGCGGCGCCGAAACTCTGCTCGTCAACATGATGCGGAAGATGAATCCTAGCGTGATTCGTCCGCAGGTCATTTGTCTGAAAGAACCCGGTCCCTTGGGCGAATCGATTGCTGACGAGTTTCCGGTTCACAGCAATCTGTTGTCTGGAAAATTCGATCTCAGGATCCTGCCTCGACTAGCCAAGCTACTGCATCGGATCCGTGCCGACGTGGTGGTTACTGTCGGTGCAGGCGACAAAATGTTCTGGGGACGATTGGCGGCTCACGTCGCAGGCGTTCCAGTGATCACATCAGCACTCCATTCAACCGGGTGGCCAGATGGCGTTGGCAAGCTGAACCGAACGTTGACTGGCGTGACCGATGGTTTCATCGCTGTCGCAGACTCGCATGGAGAGTTCTTGCATGAATTCGAGCGATTTCCTAAGTCAAAAGTCCATGTGATTCGTAACGGCGTCGATTGCACACGATTCGCTCCCGATGCGAAAGCGCGCGAAGAGGTACGACGCGAACTTGGACTTGCAGCGGAGACGCCGCTGCTAGGAATCGTGGCCGCGCTACGAAGCGAAAAGAACCACAGCATGCTGGTACGCGTCGCCGCCAAGGTTCGCGGCACACACCCTGACGCTCACTGGCTGATTGTCGGTGATGGTCCCGAACGCCCCGGCATCGAGTCGCTGGCAAAGGAGCTCGAGATCGCGGATCGAATTCACATGCTGGGAACACGTCACGACACGCCACGTTTGGTTGCGGCGCTTGACATCTTTACGCTGTGTTCACTCAATGAAGCATCTCCAGTTTCGATTCTAGAAGCACTCGCGTGCGAGGTTCCCGTCATCGCGACCGATGTCGGATCGATTAAGGAATCGGTCATCAACGCCGAAACGGGATGGATGGTTGAATCCGAAGATTTGGACGCGATGGTCGACCAAGTCAACCAACTGTTGTCCCGTCCAAGCGAGCGGCAAGCAATGGGAGCGGCTGGCCGCGCATTGGTCCAACAAACCGGTTCGCTCGATTCGATGGTCGCAGGATACACGCAATTGGCGATCGAACTCTACGATGCTCGCGTTCGCCAAGCAGCAAGCGCGAAAGTGATTGCCGAAGAGCGTGTCTTGAACGTGAAATCTCAGGCCTAA
- a CDS encoding superoxide dismutase, which translates to MAYTLPQLPYAYNALEPSIDAKTMEIHHTKHHQAYITKVNDAISGSPLESKSIEELISDMGSVPDDKKGAVRNNGGGHANHSLFWTVMGPGKGGAPSGDLAAAIDSAFGSLDKMKELFATAAATRFGSGWAWLYVEGGTLKVGSTANQDSPLMGAAVAGIGGTPVLGLDVWEHAYYLNYQNRRPDYVTAFWDVVDWDAVAARFAAAK; encoded by the coding sequence ATGGCCTATACACTGCCCCAACTGCCTTACGCGTACAACGCTCTCGAGCCAAGTATTGACGCTAAGACGATGGAAATTCACCACACCAAGCACCATCAGGCGTACATCACCAAAGTCAACGATGCGATCAGCGGCTCGCCGCTGGAAAGCAAGTCGATCGAAGAACTGATCTCCGACATGGGATCGGTTCCGGATGACAAGAAAGGTGCCGTTCGCAACAATGGCGGTGGTCACGCAAACCACTCGTTGTTCTGGACCGTGATGGGCCCCGGCAAGGGCGGCGCTCCATCGGGCGACTTGGCCGCTGCGATCGATTCGGCATTTGGATCGCTCGACAAGATGAAAGAACTGTTCGCAACCGCTGCCGCAACTCGTTTTGGAAGCGGCTGGGCTTGGTTGTATGTCGAAGGCGGCACGTTGAAGGTTGGCAGCACCGCTAACCAAGACAGTCCGCTGATGGGCGCTGCAGTTGCCGGTATCGGCGGAACGCCTGTGTTGGGCTTGGACGTTTGGGAGCACGCTTACTACCTGAACTACCAAAACCGTCGTCCTGACTATGTCACGGCATTCTGGGACGTGGTCGATTGGGATGCTGTCGCTGCACGATTCGCTGCCGCTAAGTAG